From Plasmodium relictum strain SGS1 genome assembly, chromosome: 8, the proteins below share one genomic window:
- a CDS encoding 60S ribosomal protein L26, putative: protein MKLNKQKTSSRRKMRKAHFTAPAGLRRKIMSSKLSKELRLKYKTRSLPVRKDDEVLICRGHNHGREGKVVKINRKRFKIYIERVTREKVNGESTFIGIHPSNVILTKLKIDKNRKKILDRKIPNEKN, encoded by the exons ATGAAACTTAACAAAC aaaaaacgTCATCCCGAAGAAAGATGAGAAAGGCTCATTTTACTGCTCCTGCAGGTCttagaagaaaaattatgtCATCAAAGTTATCAAAAGAATTaagattaaaatataaa acTCGTTCATTACCAGTCAGAAAAGATGATGAAGTTCTAATTTGTAGAGGTCACAATCACGGAAGAGAAGGAAAagttgtaaaaataaatagaaagagatttaaaatttacataGAAAGAGTAACAAGAGAAAAAGTAAATGGTGAATCAACATTCATAGGTATACATCCAAGCAATGTTATATTGACAAAACTgaaaattgataaaaatcgcaaaaaaattttagataGAAAAATaccaaatgaaaaaaattaa